The following are from one region of the Bactrocera oleae isolate idBacOlea1 chromosome 6, idBacOlea1, whole genome shotgun sequence genome:
- the ftz-f1 gene encoding nuclear hormone receptor FTZ-F1 isoform X4 → MLLEMEQQQATASFISSLNMSPFTMQLDPQQPSSPALGGAGGPNNGQTNASSGAAANRGNTDANALSGGDADYSSYALHLSAGGGSNAGGGNSDGSGATNPGSAHHHHHHQQQPQQQHHQQQQQQHYQTQQQPQQLQQQQQQQNIANNPNFSYSYIYNFDSQYVFPTGYQDNTSSHSQQSVSGGGGGAGGGGGGGSSTSSNATNVVLLNGSNPNATGGYMTLLPPATSSGHMGMSSGGTGASAGGSGEGIDFKHLFEELCPVCGDKVSGYHYGLLTCESCKGFFKRTVQNKKVYTCVAERSCHIDKTQRKRCPYCRFQKCLEVGMKLEAVRADRMRGGRNKFGPMYKRDRARKLQVMRQRQLALQALRTSIGSVEMKSSPLSPGYQQQYPNMNIKQEIQIPQVSSLTQSPDSSPSPIAIALGQVNTSGGVISTPMNGGNGSSSGGGGGGAVGGGGSGNGGNTGTNNSNNTSSDGLNRSGSGNCHDTGTGSLQNASESKMCFDSGTHPSSTADSIIEPLRVSPMIRDFVQSIDDREWQTQLFALLQKQTYNQVEVDLFELMCKVLDQNLFSQVDWARNTVFFKDLKVDDQMKLLQHSWSDMLVLDHLHQRIHNGLPDETQLNNGQVFNLLWLGLLGVPQLADYFNELQNRLQDLKFDMGDYVCMKFLILLNPDVRGIVNKKTVLEGQENVQAALLDYTLTCYPSVTDKFRRLLSILPDIHAMASRGEDHLYSKHCAGSAPTQTLLMEMLHAKRKV, encoded by the exons ATGTTATTAGAAATGGAACAGCAGCAAGCAACGGCGTCGTTCATATCGTCGCTCAATATGTCACCGTTCACCATGCAACTGGATCCCCAACAGCCGTCCAGTCCCGCCTTGGGTGGCGCTGGCGGTCCCAATAATGGGCAGACGAACGCCAGTTCGGGCGCTGCCGCCAATCGCGGCAATACGGATGCGAATGCCTTGAGTGGCGGCGACGCGGATTATAGCAGCTATGCGCTGCACTTGAGCGCTGGCGGTGGCAGCAATGCGGGCGGTGGTAATAGTGATGGCAGTGGCGCCACAAATCCAGGCAGCGCACATCACCATCACCATCATCAAcagcagccacaacaacaacatcatcagcaacagcagcagcaacactaTCAAACACAACAGCAGCCGCAacagctgcagcagcagcaacaacaacagaataTTGCCAACAATCCCAACTTTTCATATTCGtacatttataattttgacTCACAATACGTATTCCCGACAGGTTATCAAGACAATACGTCTTCGCATTCGCAGCAGAGCGTTAGCGGTGGCGGTGGTGGCGCtggtggtggcggcggcggtggtAGTAGTACCAGCAGCAATGCCACCAATGTTGTGCTGCTTAATGGCAGCAATCCGAATGCTACCGGCGGTTATATGACACTCCTGCCACCGGCCACGTCCAGTGGCCATATGGGCATGTCGTCGGGTGGCACTGGCGCTAGCGCTGGTGGCTCAGGTGAGGGTATCGATTTCAAGCATTTGTTTGAGGAATTGTGTCCCGTTTGTGGTGATAAAGTGAGCGGCTATCATTATGGTCTGCTTACGTGTGAGTCGTGTAAAGGTTTCTTCAAGCGCACCGTGCAGAATAAGAAGGTCTACACGTGCGTCGCCGAGCGTTCGTGTCACATCGACAAGACGCAACGTAAGCGCTGTCCCTACTGCAGATTCCAGAAGTGTTTGGAGGTTGGCATGAAACTTGAAG CTGTGCGAGCGGATCGGATGCGTGGTGGACGCAATAAATTCGGACCTATGTACAAACGTGATCGGGCGCGAAAACTGCAAGTCATGCGGCAGCGGCAACTCGCCCTCCAAGCGCTGCGCACATCCATTGGTTCGGTTGAGATGAAGTCGTCACCACTCTCGCCAGGATACCAACAACAATATCCGAACATGAATATAAAGCAAGAAATTCAAATACCTCAG GTGTCCTCACTCACACAGTCACCGGATTCATCGCCCAGTCCCATCGCCATTGCGCTCGGACAGGTCAACACGAGCGGTGGTGTGATATCGACGCCCATGAATGGCGGCAatggcagcagcagcggcggtGGTGGTGGAGGCGCTGTTGGTGGCGGTGGCAGCGGCAATGGCGGCAACACCGGCaccaataacagcaacaacaccagcagCGATGGACTCAACCGCAGTGGCAGCGGCAATTGTCATGACACTGGAACTGGATCTCTGCAGAATGCGTCCGAATCGAAAATGTG TTTCGACTCTGGCACGCATCCTTCAAGCACAGCCGACTCCATCATCGAGCCGCTCAG GGTGTCACCGATGATACGTGATTTCGTGCAATCGATAGACGATCGAGAATGGCAGACCCAGCTCTTTGCgctgctacaaaaacaaacctaCAATCAAGTGGAAGTTGATCTCTTCGAGCTGATGTGCAAAGTATTGGATCAGAATCTGTTCTCACAAGTGGATTGGGCTAGAAACACAGTCTTCTTCAAGGATCTTAAG GTTGATGACCAAATGAAATTGCTGCAGCATTCCTGGTCCGATATGCTTGTGCTCGATCATTTGCATCAACGAATACACAATGGTCTACCCGATGAGACGCAATTGAATAACGGTCAAGTGTTCAATCTACTGTGGTTGGGCCTGCTCGGTGTACCGCAATTGGCTGACTATTTCAATGAGCTGCAAAATCGTCTGCAAGACCTCAAATTCGACATGGGCGATTATGTGTGTATGAAATTCCTAATACTACTCAATCCAG ATGTGCGTGGTATTGTCAATAAGAAGACGGTCTTGGAGGGTCAAGAGAATGTACAAGCTGCGCTACTGGACTACACGCTGACCTGTTATCCATCAGTGACG GATAAATTCCGGCGGCTACTCAGCATACTGCCTGACATCCATGCGATGGCTTCGCGAGGCGAAGATCATCTCTATTCGAAACACTGCGCCGGTAGTGCGCCCACACAGACGCTACTCATGGAAATGTTGCATGCAAAACGGAAAGTATAA